The following are encoded together in the Pseudomonas xantholysinigenes genome:
- the fis gene encoding DNA-binding transcriptional regulator Fis: MTMMTETLVSGTTPVSDNVNLKQHLNTPSEEGQTLRGSVEKALHNYFAHLEGATVTDVYNLVLSEVEAPLLESVMNYVKGNQTKASEMLGLNRGTLRKKLKQYDLL; encoded by the coding sequence ATGACGATGATGACCGAGACATTAGTGAGTGGAACAACGCCCGTGAGCGACAACGTCAACCTCAAGCAGCACCTGAACACGCCGAGCGAAGAGGGTCAGACCCTTCGCGGCAGTGTCGAGAAGGCGCTGCACAACTACTTCGCCCACCTGGAAGGCGCCACCGTCACGGACGTGTACAACCTGGTGCTCTCGGAGGTCGAGGCACCGCTGCTCGAAAGCGTGATGAACTACGTCAAGGGCAACCAGACCAAGGCCAGCGAGATGCTCGGGCTCAACCGAGGCACGCTGCGCAAGAAGCTCAAGCAGTACGATCTGTTGTAA
- a CDS encoding DUF3426 domain-containing protein: MTDSFVTQCPHCQTSFRVTHHQLSVARGVVRCGNCLQVFNAAKQLLEQNRAAAQPTAPTPTVAQPASEPPAALPAAAERAPMSEDDWAVTAEQLDALDLDQELALLERRSPGDRRQAPAQGVLQARRDDQGTDEADAEPFGNATDDRPMATPEPEEAPVLVEQELLDLAPAIATRTEPTLGSTDLDLDDEPTVRHPSDDRDLDSRPESLSSHDDPLPEQGLSALDDVRGERLSARDEDEAEVHLAPSLPPKGERPRKEPLIDVVDDPLQLGWEKPAPNWGKRLLWGLLTLVAAGLLAFQYVWYHFDEMARQDQYRPWFQQLCPMFGCQVPTRVDISRIKSSNLVVRSHPDFKGALIVDAIIYNRAPFAQPFPLLELRFADLNGQLIASRRFKPSEYLSGELAGRGEMPSQTPIHIALDILDPGPKAVNYSLSFRSPE, from the coding sequence ATGACCGACAGTTTCGTCACCCAGTGCCCGCATTGCCAGACCAGCTTTCGCGTCACCCACCATCAGTTGAGCGTGGCGCGCGGCGTGGTGCGCTGCGGCAACTGCCTGCAGGTGTTCAATGCGGCAAAACAGTTGCTGGAGCAGAACCGCGCCGCCGCGCAACCCACGGCGCCGACGCCAACCGTCGCGCAACCAGCCAGCGAACCGCCAGCAGCCCTGCCGGCCGCCGCTGAGCGAGCGCCCATGAGCGAGGACGACTGGGCTGTTACCGCCGAACAACTGGACGCGCTGGACCTCGACCAGGAGCTGGCGCTCCTCGAACGCCGCAGCCCGGGCGACCGCCGCCAGGCTCCTGCACAGGGTGTGCTGCAAGCCCGCCGTGACGACCAGGGTACTGACGAAGCCGACGCAGAACCGTTCGGCAACGCCACCGATGACCGCCCAATGGCCACGCCGGAACCCGAAGAGGCACCGGTACTGGTCGAACAGGAGCTGCTGGACCTGGCGCCGGCCATCGCCACGCGCACGGAGCCGACCCTTGGCTCCACCGACTTGGACCTGGACGACGAACCGACAGTGCGCCACCCGTCGGACGACCGCGACCTCGACAGCCGGCCCGAAAGCCTGTCCAGCCACGACGACCCGCTTCCGGAACAAGGCTTGTCGGCCCTGGACGACGTGCGCGGCGAGCGCCTCTCGGCCCGCGACGAGGACGAAGCCGAGGTGCACCTGGCGCCAAGCCTGCCCCCCAAGGGCGAACGCCCACGCAAGGAGCCGTTGATCGACGTGGTCGACGATCCCCTGCAACTGGGCTGGGAAAAGCCGGCCCCCAATTGGGGCAAACGCCTGTTGTGGGGCCTTCTGACCCTCGTGGCGGCTGGCCTGCTGGCGTTCCAGTATGTCTGGTACCACTTCGACGAAATGGCCCGACAGGACCAGTACCGCCCTTGGTTCCAGCAGCTGTGCCCGATGTTCGGCTGCCAGGTGCCGACCCGCGTCGATATCTCGCGAATCAAGAGCAGCAACCTGGTGGTGCGCAGCCACCCAGACTTCAAAGGCGCGCTGATCGTCGACGCGATCATCTACAACCGCGCGCCCTTCGCCCAACCCTTCCCGCTGCTGGAACTGCGCTTCGCCGACCTCAACGGCCAGCTGATCGCCAGCCGCCGCTTCAAACCCAGCGAGTACCTCTCGGGTGAACTGGCCGGCCGCGGCGAGATGCCCAGCCAGACGCCGATCCACATTGCCCTGGATATCCTCGATCCGGGGCCGAAGGCGGTGAACTACAGCCTGAGCTTCCGTTCGCCGGAGTAA
- the dusB gene encoding tRNA dihydrouridine synthase DusB — translation MSAVRIGPYTLQNNLILAPMAGVTDQPFRTLCKRLGAGMVVSEMVSSDMRLWNSRKSSLRRIHEDDPEPRSVQIAGGDAQMMAEAARANVAAGAQIIDINMGCPAKKVCNKAAGSALLRDEALVSEILHAVVGAVDVPVTLKIRTGWDRANKNGLNVAKIAEQAGIQALAVHGRTRADLYTGDAEYDTIAAIKQAVSIPVFANGDITSPEKARAVLHATGADGLLIGRAAQGRPWIFREIEHYLRTGEQLPAPALDEVERILLEHLAALHAFYGDVMGVRIARKHVGWYLATRPGGKEFRSQFNALQETQAQCANVQAFFAERRQSLGTEDEQGVAA, via the coding sequence ATGTCGGCGGTACGCATCGGCCCTTACACACTGCAGAACAACCTGATCCTGGCGCCCATGGCCGGGGTCACGGACCAGCCTTTCCGCACCCTGTGCAAACGCCTCGGGGCGGGCATGGTGGTGTCGGAGATGGTCTCCAGCGACATGCGCCTGTGGAACAGCCGCAAGTCGAGCCTGCGCCGCATCCACGAAGACGATCCCGAGCCACGCTCGGTGCAGATCGCCGGCGGCGACGCGCAGATGATGGCCGAGGCCGCACGCGCGAATGTCGCGGCTGGCGCGCAGATCATCGACATCAACATGGGCTGCCCGGCAAAAAAAGTCTGTAACAAGGCGGCCGGCTCTGCTTTATTGAGAGATGAAGCCTTGGTCAGCGAGATTCTCCACGCCGTGGTCGGCGCGGTGGACGTCCCGGTGACGCTGAAGATCCGCACCGGCTGGGACCGGGCGAACAAGAACGGCCTGAATGTGGCGAAAATCGCCGAGCAGGCCGGCATCCAGGCGCTGGCGGTGCATGGCCGCACACGCGCCGACCTGTACACCGGTGACGCCGAGTACGACACCATCGCCGCGATCAAGCAGGCGGTGTCGATCCCGGTGTTCGCCAACGGCGACATCACCTCGCCGGAAAAGGCCCGGGCGGTGCTGCATGCCACCGGTGCCGACGGCCTGTTGATCGGCCGTGCCGCCCAGGGGCGGCCGTGGATTTTCCGCGAGATCGAGCATTACCTGCGCACGGGCGAGCAGCTGCCCGCACCGGCGCTGGACGAAGTGGAACGCATTCTGCTGGAACACCTGGCCGCGTTGCATGCCTTCTATGGCGATGTGATGGGCGTGCGTATCGCCCGCAAGCACGTGGGCTGGTACCTGGCGACCCGACCCGGCGGCAAGGAGTTCCGCAGCCAGTTCAACGCGTTGCAAGAGACACAAGCGCAGTGCGCCAACGTTCAGGCATTTTTCGCCGAGCGTCGACAGAGCCTTGGGACAGAGGACGAACAAGGGGTGGCCGCATGA